A window of Natronococcus sp. CG52 genomic DNA:
CCCGAGTCGCCTCGAGTTCCTCGAGCAGTTCGTCCTCGTCGGTGATCGTGTGCTCGGTCATCTCCACTAGCCCCTGCCGTTCGACGATCGCCCGGAGTTCGTCCGGATCGAGATAGGCCAGTATCGCTTTGCCGACGGCGAGCTGGTGAAGGTATCGCCGCTGCCCGACGCGGGCGGACGTTCGCAGCGGACTGTCGCCGAACGCCTTGTAGAGATGGACGCTGAAGTCTCCCTCCTTCGCGACGAGCCAGACCTTCTCGCCGGTCTCTTCGGCCAGCCGATCGACCTGTCGTCGCCCGACGTCGAAAAACGGGACGCGAGTGCGGGCGCTGATTCCGAAATCGAGCAGCCGAAGGCCGAGATAGAATCTCCCCTCCTCTCTGAACAGGAAATCGTTGTCCTCGAGCGTGAGCAGGTGGCGGTGGACGGTACTCCGCGCGAGGTCCGACGCCGCGGCGAGGTCGTCGAGCGTCTGGCCGGGGTTTTCCTTCAGCTGCTCGAGAAGGCGGATAGACGACTCGGTCGTCGTCACCGGCCGATTCGATCGAGGGGTGTCGTCCATGGTCCCGTATCGTTCGACCGGTGATTTAGGTGTTGTTCTATCAGGCCGAAAACCGGTTCTCCGTCAGTCGATCCAGACCTCGAACAGTCGTATCGTCCACTTCGTTACTCGTCGCCTTCGGGAGTCGAGCTATCCGTCCGGTCGTTCACCGCTGGTTCGTCGACGTCGATATCGTACGCGTCGAGTACGTCGGTCCAGAACTCGCGGAACCCGGTTTCCTCGAGCTGCCGAACGTCGCTCTGGCCCGCATCGACGCGCTCGAGTCGCGCGTCCACCGTCTCGAGCAGTCGATCGGCGTCCGTCCCGTCGACGGCGTCCGACTTGATCGCGTCCATCATCGCCGCCCTCTCGCTCTCGAGAACGCGACGTTCGCCGGCGAGTTCGGTCCGACGTCGCACCGACGGATACCGCTCGAGGAGCGCCGAGACCGTCGCCTCGAGACGGCGTTTCTCCCGGCCGTACGTCGCACAGAATTCGACGTAGAGATCCTCGGGGAGCGCGTCGTCCCGGCGCAGCTGACTCGCACTCTCGATAGCCGCGTCGACGCCGCGGAGGCGGGTCATCAGCAGTCGATAGACCGCATCGGCCGGCGCTCGTCTGCCGATCCCGGTGCGCTCGAGCAGCGAGGTGATCGTCAGTCCCTGAACGAGGAGGCTGAACGCCGCCACACCGAAGACCAGCACCCGAAGCTCTTCGCGGAGCGCGACGGGGAGGTCGGTTGGAAGACCCAGGACCAGTGCGATCGGAATCGACGCGTGCAACCCGCTCCAGGCGATCACGTGCTGGGACGACCACGGGACCGATTCGGAGAGCCACCGGTTGGCTAGCGTTACGAGCGGATAGGTGACGAGGAACCGAGCGAGGACGACGAGAACGAACGCGGCCAGCACGAGTTCGGCGTTGTCGACGAACGCGTCGATCGGAGTCTCGAGGCCGATGAGGACGAACAGGAGCGTGTCGAGCAGGAAGGCAACGGCACCCCACGTCGTCGCGACGGTGATCCGCGTCTGTGGATCGAGCGCTTCGGTCTCCCCCCGGTCGCCGATGAGCAGTCCGGCGACGACGGCGGCGATGGCACCGCTCGCACCGAGCGCATCCGCGAGGAAGTACGAACCGTAGGCCAGGACGACGGTGAGCGTGACGCCGAGCATCGCGTCGTCGGCGACGACCATCGCCCGGTAGACGACGTAGCCGGCGGTGACCCCGATCAGAAAGCCACCGACGCTCGCCGCCAGCAGTCCGGCGCCGATATCTCGGATCAGCTCCGTGGCGGACGTAAACGCCGCGGGCGAGATTTCGCGCTGGAAGGCCTCGACGACGACCGCGAGGATCGTCGTGAAGAGGGCGACGCCCACGCCGTCGTTGAGCAGGCTCTCGCTCTCGATGATGGTCGAGAGCTGTTTCGGCGCGCCGACGTCCTCGAGCACCGCCACCACCGAGACGGCGTCCGTCGGCATGATCATCGCCGCGAACAGCAGGGAGACGAGCAGCGGATAGCCGAACGCGTACCGGCCGGCGATTCCGAGAAGGAGGATCGAAACCAGGAGCCCGGGACCGGCCAGCAGGATCACCGGCAGGAGATTCTCCCGCAGGCGTCGAAGGTCGACGTTCGAACCACCCTGGAACAACAGCGCCGGAAGGACGACGAGCAGGATGATCTCCTCCGTGAGACCGATCGTGTGATCGATTCCGAACACCGAGGCCCCGAAGCCGACGAGCAACAGCGCAATCGTGTACGGAATGTTCGCAGTCCTCGCGAGAGCGACGCCGACCGTACCCGCGATCAACAGGACAACGACGAGTTCGACGAGAACCGTCTCGAGGACGCTCATCACGAGCAGTATTCTACGGAGCCAGTTAATGCTACC
This region includes:
- a CDS encoding IclR family transcriptional regulator: MDDTPRSNRPVTTTESSIRLLEQLKENPGQTLDDLAAASDLARSTVHRHLLTLEDNDFLFREEGRFYLGLRLLDFGISARTRVPFFDVGRRQVDRLAEETGEKVWLVAKEGDFSVHLYKAFGDSPLRTSARVGQRRYLHQLAVGKAILAYLDPDELRAIVERQGLVEMTEHTITDEDELLEELEATRERGYAFNIEESIEGLNAVGAPIRDEDGAPIGGISISGPANRVKDEYLRNELPDKLLAAIDEIHINLRYS
- a CDS encoding cation:proton antiporter, with product MSVLETVLVELVVVLLIAGTVGVALARTANIPYTIALLLVGFGASVFGIDHTIGLTEEIILLVVLPALLFQGGSNVDLRRLRENLLPVILLAGPGLLVSILLLGIAGRYAFGYPLLVSLLFAAMIMPTDAVSVVAVLEDVGAPKQLSTIIESESLLNDGVGVALFTTILAVVVEAFQREISPAAFTSATELIRDIGAGLLAASVGGFLIGVTAGYVVYRAMVVADDAMLGVTLTVVLAYGSYFLADALGASGAIAAVVAGLLIGDRGETEALDPQTRITVATTWGAVAFLLDTLLFVLIGLETPIDAFVDNAELVLAAFVLVVLARFLVTYPLVTLANRWLSESVPWSSQHVIAWSGLHASIPIALVLGLPTDLPVALREELRVLVFGVAAFSLLVQGLTITSLLERTGIGRRAPADAVYRLLMTRLRGVDAAIESASQLRRDDALPEDLYVEFCATYGREKRRLEATVSALLERYPSVRRRTELAGERRVLESERAAMMDAIKSDAVDGTDADRLLETVDARLERVDAGQSDVRQLEETGFREFWTDVLDAYDIDVDEPAVNDRTDSSTPEGDE